Proteins from a single region of Lujinxingia litoralis:
- a CDS encoding Sec-independent protein translocase subunit TatA/TatB has product MFGLGTTELLIIAFILVLLFGLGKLPHAAKQLGLGVKSFQDSVRGNDEEPATLEDKSADRVTREAAVSHEERVDTKA; this is encoded by the coding sequence ATGTTTGGTCTCGGGACAACAGAGCTTCTTATCATTGCCTTTATTCTCGTGCTGCTTTTTGGGCTCGGGAAGTTGCCCCACGCCGCAAAGCAGCTTGGGCTGGGCGTGAAGAGCTTCCAGGACTCGGTGCGTGGCAACGACGAGGAGCCGGCCACGCTGGAAGACAAGTCTGCCGATCGGGTCACCCGTGAGGCGGCGGTCAGCCATGAAGAGCGCGTCGACACCAAAGCCTGA
- the gmk gene encoding guanylate kinase: protein MAEQGVLLIVCGPSGVGKTSLCQALLKARPRLTPSVSYTTRARRGDEVDGQAYHFVDVARFEEMVERGAFAEWANVHGNYYGTSSEVIEAAWQQGHDVLFDIDYQGAKQLKERYPHATSVLVAPPDMKTLEGRLRGRGTDAPEVIARRLKAARHELAQHELFEFLLENRDFDQALGALISVYDSARHARALKVDWLNRLLDQG from the coding sequence ATGGCCGAGCAGGGCGTGCTGTTGATCGTTTGCGGACCCTCGGGGGTGGGAAAGACCAGTTTGTGTCAGGCGCTGCTTAAGGCGCGGCCCCGACTTACCCCCAGCGTCAGCTACACCACGCGCGCGCGCCGGGGCGATGAGGTCGACGGGCAGGCCTATCACTTTGTGGATGTGGCGCGCTTTGAGGAGATGGTCGAACGCGGCGCCTTTGCGGAGTGGGCGAACGTGCACGGCAACTATTATGGCACCTCGTCGGAGGTGATCGAGGCGGCCTGGCAGCAGGGGCACGATGTGCTCTTTGATATCGACTACCAGGGGGCAAAGCAGCTCAAAGAGCGCTATCCGCACGCGACCAGCGTGCTGGTGGCGCCGCCGGATATGAAGACCCTGGAGGGCCGCCTGCGTGGGCGAGGGACCGACGCGCCGGAGGTTATCGCTCGCCGACTCAAGGCCGCGCGCCACGAGCTTGCGCAGCACGAACTCTTTGAGTTTTTGCTCGAGAACCGGGATTTCGATCAGGCGCTCGGTGCGCTGATATCGGTCTACGATTCCGCGCGCCATGCCCGAGCCCTGAAGGTGGACTGGCTCAACAGGCTTCTCGACCAGGGGTGA
- a CDS encoding SRPBCC family protein, which translates to MSSRDQRSDTAHALSALSRDPGARERDQSDTLNPLPLVSGALLTAYGLKRRGTLGYLLAGIGAGILYQGLKSNDLLDGNLPRRLLHLGATQMAPIHHTTVVKRSPEEVYAFWRELENLAVYLPRIYDIEVLDEQHSRWYFRAPGERTLSTEVEILEDQPDRLIVWRSMEPNDISHEGWVAFTPLDEGASTEVDLHLRVLAPGGQLGARILEMLGRFGPLSPAPELARVREVLEAGIPDRVEAASSTLH; encoded by the coding sequence ATGAGTTCACGGGATCAACGCTCCGACACCGCCCATGCCCTCAGCGCCCTGAGCCGCGACCCGGGCGCCCGCGAGCGCGACCAGAGCGACACGCTCAACCCACTCCCGCTGGTCTCCGGCGCGCTGCTCACCGCCTACGGACTCAAACGCCGTGGCACGCTCGGTTATTTGCTCGCTGGCATCGGCGCCGGCATCCTCTACCAGGGCCTAAAGTCCAACGACCTCCTCGACGGAAACCTCCCGCGTCGCCTCCTGCACCTGGGTGCCACCCAGATGGCCCCCATCCATCACACCACCGTCGTCAAACGCTCCCCGGAGGAGGTCTACGCCTTCTGGCGCGAGCTCGAAAATCTGGCGGTGTACCTGCCGCGCATCTACGACATCGAGGTGCTCGACGAGCAGCACTCCCGCTGGTACTTCCGCGCCCCTGGCGAGCGCACGTTGAGCACCGAGGTTGAAATCCTCGAAGATCAGCCCGACCGCCTCATCGTCTGGCGCTCCATGGAGCCCAACGACATCTCCCACGAAGGCTGGGTCGCGTTCACCCCCCTGGACGAGGGCGCCTCCACCGAGGTCGACCTCCACCTGCGCGTGCTCGCCCCGGGAGGCCAGCTCGGTGCCCGTATCTTAGAGATGCTCGGGCGCTTTGGCCCCCTCTCCCCGGCCCCGGAACTTGCCAGAGTGCGCGAAGTCCTCGAAGCTGGCATCCCCGATCGGGTGGAGGCGGCCTCATCCACCCTGCACTGA
- the mnmA gene encoding tRNA 2-thiouridine(34) synthase MnmA: MARAVEDRVVVAMSGGVDSSVTAGILAGEGYDAVGIAMRLYSTPQESYTKSCCSPDDLFDARTVADSLSIPFYVANYEDAFRERVIEYFVSEYRRGRTPNPCVACNDHLKFDILLQRSLALGATYLATGHFARIDRSGEHPKLLRGVDRNKDQSYFLFGLPREALGRILFPLGGMTKDEVREIARTMGLETAEKAESQEICFVGGGDYKAFVAKLLSEQERTPGRIVTTSGEFLGEHDGIHQFTVGQRRGLGLSYHEPLYVKAIRPEDGTVVVGGRDELEARGLVAERCNWLSFERPTGPIECQVKIRYAGEPVPALVTVGGDPTTAFVEFEEPQRAVTPGQAAVFYRGEEVLGGGWIEEPRS, encoded by the coding sequence CTGGCCCGGGCGGTCGAAGACCGCGTGGTGGTCGCGATGAGCGGCGGAGTCGACAGCTCGGTGACGGCCGGGATTCTGGCCGGCGAGGGCTACGATGCGGTGGGCATTGCCATGCGCCTCTACTCCACGCCTCAGGAGTCGTACACCAAGAGCTGCTGCTCGCCCGACGATCTTTTTGATGCGCGCACGGTGGCCGATTCGCTCTCGATTCCCTTTTACGTGGCCAACTACGAGGACGCGTTTCGCGAGCGCGTGATCGAGTATTTTGTCTCGGAGTACCGTCGGGGGCGCACGCCCAACCCCTGCGTGGCCTGCAACGACCATCTGAAGTTCGATATTTTGTTGCAGCGTTCTCTGGCGCTGGGCGCGACGTATCTGGCGACCGGGCATTTTGCGCGCATCGATCGCAGTGGCGAGCATCCCAAGCTGCTTCGGGGCGTCGACCGTAATAAGGATCAGTCCTACTTTTTGTTCGGGCTGCCGCGGGAGGCGCTGGGGCGGATTCTCTTCCCGCTGGGCGGCATGACCAAGGACGAGGTCCGTGAGATCGCGCGCACCATGGGGCTGGAGACCGCCGAGAAGGCCGAGAGCCAGGAGATCTGCTTTGTGGGCGGCGGCGACTACAAGGCGTTTGTCGCCAAATTGCTCTCGGAGCAGGAGCGCACGCCAGGCCGGATCGTGACGACCTCGGGAGAGTTTCTTGGCGAGCATGACGGGATTCACCAGTTCACCGTCGGGCAGCGCCGGGGGCTGGGGCTGAGCTACCACGAGCCGCTCTACGTAAAGGCCATCCGACCGGAAGACGGCACCGTGGTGGTGGGCGGACGAGATGAGTTGGAAGCGCGGGGGCTGGTGGCCGAGCGTTGCAACTGGCTCTCGTTTGAGCGTCCGACGGGACCGATCGAATGCCAGGTGAAGATCCGCTACGCCGGTGAGCCGGTGCCGGCGCTGGTGACGGTGGGGGGCGACCCGACGACGGCGTTTGTGGAGTTTGAAGAGCCGCAACGCGCGGTCACCCCGGGCCAGGCTGCGGTCTTCTACCGCGGGGAGGAGGTCCTGGGTGGTGGCTGGATTGAAGAGCCCCGAAGCTGA
- the rnc gene encoding ribonuclease III, whose amino-acid sequence MAHMRQAREALQKEHRHDLESLEEALGYTFEERALLERALTHRSYANEKSDVSSDNQRLEFLGDSVLGLVIAHLLFEDDQQAAEGTLSSRQSDLVCEGALVERADALCLGEHLRLGRGEVLTGGRQKPGLLADAYEAVLAAVYLDGGYEAARGVIARQHGPIIASGGPEQPLAAVVSEGGQKSPTDFKSYLQREVQRQCDEHPRYVIISVEGPDHARTFVAEVHVDQVALGRGQGGSKKQAQQEAARQAVERLADVGGDLSQLLFDPLPSPGRSG is encoded by the coding sequence ATGGCACATATGAGACAGGCCCGTGAAGCGCTGCAGAAAGAACACCGCCACGATCTGGAGTCGCTGGAGGAAGCGCTGGGGTACACTTTTGAGGAGCGCGCGCTTTTAGAACGCGCGCTGACCCACCGCTCGTACGCCAACGAAAAGAGTGATGTGAGCAGCGATAACCAGCGCCTGGAGTTTCTGGGAGATTCGGTGCTGGGGTTGGTGATTGCGCACCTGCTCTTTGAAGACGATCAACAGGCGGCCGAGGGCACGCTCTCCAGCCGTCAGTCGGACCTGGTCTGTGAGGGGGCGCTGGTGGAGCGGGCCGACGCGCTGTGCCTTGGCGAGCATCTTCGCCTGGGCCGTGGTGAGGTGCTCACCGGCGGTCGCCAGAAACCGGGGCTCCTGGCCGATGCCTATGAGGCGGTGCTGGCTGCGGTTTACCTCGATGGCGGATATGAGGCGGCCCGGGGAGTCATCGCGCGTCAGCACGGTCCGATCATCGCGTCGGGCGGTCCGGAGCAGCCCTTGGCAGCGGTGGTAAGCGAAGGCGGTCAGAAATCTCCCACCGATTTCAAGAGTTACCTGCAACGAGAGGTGCAGCGTCAGTGCGACGAGCATCCTCGTTACGTCATCATCTCGGTAGAAGGCCCCGATCACGCGCGCACCTTTGTGGCGGAAGTTCACGTGGATCAGGTTGCGTTGGGGCGCGGTCAGGGCGGCTCTAAGAAGCAGGCGCAGCAGGAGGCTGCTCGCCAGGCGGTGGAGCGGCTGGCGGATGTCGGCGGTGATTTGTCGCAGCTTTTGTTCGACCCGTTGCCGTCGCCGGGGCGCTCGGGTTAA
- a CDS encoding YicC/YloC family endoribonuclease: MPVFSMTGFGAARLEVEGRSLRVECKSVNHRTLEVRVHAPRELRWLEAHVVRAARARLERGRVDVRLEIGDSSQTEGGFSAIDQTRFEAVAQELKRLAVASGLGSSVQVSDVLAYRSYFERDDASRFDESALGRLLPTVEEALAYLHQAREEEGRGIEADLRGHLATLAARIDAVEALESGDELAYRSRVEARLRQAIDDFGVGELDEERLAQELVYYAERGDISEELQRARSHVARLGTVLDEASEQGVGKKIDFYLQELIREVNTMGSKSHLATQSDLVVEMKSAIEKMREQSANVA, translated from the coding sequence ATGCCAGTCTTTAGCATGACCGGATTCGGGGCGGCGCGCCTGGAAGTTGAAGGGCGCAGCCTGCGCGTGGAGTGCAAGAGCGTAAACCACCGTACTCTGGAGGTGCGTGTGCATGCGCCGCGGGAGCTGCGCTGGTTGGAGGCGCACGTGGTGCGTGCTGCCCGCGCGCGCCTGGAGCGCGGGCGGGTGGATGTGCGCCTGGAGATCGGCGACTCCAGCCAGACTGAGGGCGGCTTCAGTGCCATCGATCAAACGCGCTTTGAGGCGGTGGCCCAAGAACTCAAGCGCCTGGCGGTGGCCAGCGGCCTGGGCTCATCGGTTCAGGTGAGCGATGTGCTGGCCTATCGCTCGTATTTCGAGCGTGATGACGCCTCGCGTTTCGATGAGAGCGCGCTGGGGCGTTTGCTGCCCACCGTGGAAGAAGCGCTGGCATACCTGCATCAGGCCCGGGAGGAAGAAGGCCGCGGCATTGAGGCCGACCTGCGCGGGCATCTCGCCACACTGGCGGCGCGCATCGACGCGGTGGAGGCGTTGGAGTCGGGCGACGAGCTCGCCTATCGCTCACGGGTGGAGGCCCGGCTGCGTCAGGCCATTGACGACTTCGGCGTGGGGGAGCTCGATGAGGAGCGCCTGGCTCAGGAGCTGGTCTACTACGCCGAGCGGGGCGATATCTCCGAAGAGTTGCAGCGGGCCCGATCGCATGTGGCCCGGCTGGGCACGGTGCTCGACGAGGCCTCGGAGCAGGGGGTGGGCAAGAAGATCGATTTCTACCTCCAGGAGCTCATTCGAGAGGTCAATACGATGGGCTCCAAGAGTCATCTGGCCACGCAGAGCGATCTGGTCGTGGAGATGAAGAGCGCCATCGAAAAGATGCGCGAGCAGAGCGCCAACGTGGCCTGA
- a CDS encoding cysteine desulfurase family protein, whose protein sequence is MSQRIYLDWNATAPVLPEVRQAMVDALSGVHGNASSIHREGQAARAVVERARRAVAGAVGAPAQAVVLTAGATESNNQVLRQHARERADAYIVCTVVEHPSVLETVRALEKEGVRVAYWPVDRQGRLVEGWLDERLAEGATLVSVMWANNEIGNIYDVAAIGEKVRATGAIFHVDGTQALGRIPVDFGESHIDYMTLSFHKMGGPKGIGAIVTREGLKVAALLSGGHQERGRRPGTENVPAAAGLEAAARQLAADGESWQQALRQRREAFLAALNAEVQGFELRGDTEHQLLNTLNVAFDEVDGEDLLLAVDLEGISASSGSACTAGSLEPSHVILAMGFEAKAARRSVRLSFGPATPQEELARAARILGAVVKRLRTMPAL, encoded by the coding sequence ATGAGCCAGCGAATCTACCTGGATTGGAACGCCACCGCGCCGGTGCTGCCTGAGGTGCGTCAGGCCATGGTGGACGCGCTCAGCGGCGTGCACGGCAACGCGTCGAGCATCCATCGCGAGGGGCAGGCCGCGCGGGCGGTGGTGGAGCGGGCGCGTCGTGCGGTGGCGGGGGCGGTGGGCGCGCCGGCCCAGGCGGTGGTGTTGACCGCCGGCGCCACGGAGAGCAACAACCAGGTGCTGCGCCAGCACGCTCGAGAGCGCGCCGACGCCTACATTGTCTGTACGGTGGTGGAGCATCCCTCGGTGCTGGAAACGGTGCGCGCGCTGGAGAAGGAGGGCGTGCGGGTGGCCTACTGGCCCGTGGATCGGCAGGGACGTCTGGTGGAGGGGTGGCTGGATGAGCGTCTGGCCGAAGGGGCCACGCTGGTCAGCGTGATGTGGGCCAATAACGAAATCGGCAATATTTATGATGTGGCGGCCATCGGGGAAAAGGTGCGGGCCACCGGGGCGATCTTTCATGTTGATGGCACCCAGGCGCTGGGGCGCATCCCGGTGGATTTTGGCGAGAGCCACATCGACTACATGACGCTCTCATTTCATAAGATGGGCGGGCCCAAGGGCATCGGGGCGATTGTGACCCGGGAAGGGCTTAAAGTGGCGGCGCTGCTCAGCGGCGGGCATCAGGAGCGGGGGCGGCGCCCGGGCACCGAGAACGTGCCAGCCGCCGCCGGGCTGGAGGCCGCCGCGCGTCAACTCGCCGCTGATGGCGAGTCGTGGCAGCAGGCGCTGAGGCAGCGGCGGGAGGCCTTTCTGGCGGCGCTGAATGCCGAAGTCCAGGGATTTGAGCTGCGCGGCGATACCGAGCACCAGCTGCTCAATACGCTGAACGTGGCCTTCGATGAGGTGGACGGCGAAGATCTCCTTTTGGCCGTTGATCTGGAAGGGATCTCGGCCTCCAGTGGTTCGGCGTGTACGGCCGGCTCGCTGGAGCCCAGTCATGTGATTCTGGCGATGGGCTTTGAGGCGAAGGCCGCGCGCCGCTCGGTGCGTCTGAGCTTTGGGCCGGCCACCCCGCAAGAAGAGCTGGCGCGGGCGGCCCGGATTCTGGGCGCCGTGGTCAAGCGCCTCCGCACGATGCCCGCGCTGTGA